Below is a window of Plasmodium sp. gorilla clade G2 genome assembly, chromosome: 14 DNA.
AATACATTGGTTGTTTCTactaatgatataataaataacaatacaaatgtaaataataatagtatagACAATTCAGAAGGACAAGAAAATGTTCtatcagaaaaaaaagaagagcCCATTCCATGTGATATCAAatttttagaaaataaaaatatgtgcaataaaaaaataaatcgaATAAGATTAATAGGGGTACCAGAAAGagtaaatgaaaatatggatattaaaaaaatagggAAATTAATTCAATTCGAAAATGATATTTTAACAATTCAGTCTGATCCTTGTGAACATTATTTAAGTGTTGCATCTGTTTTATGTTTAGAAAATCGTAAAATCATTGGATGTATTATTAATGTAAATTCGAATGAGACTGaagtattttattattccaaATTAATGTTTCCATATTTGAGAGatgaattaaatgaaaatattgataTTTATGTGGATATAAAACATTCTATTTGTATGAATGAAGGTACAACAGGTATATGCTCAGAATTATTTGATGCTTTTAAAAATTCATCCATTCCATATgtctttattaattataatgatttgTATAACATTGCAGATTCGCAAATGAATGACAAAAGCAACatcaacaacaacaataataataataataataacaatattaataatattaataataataaaactttgaataaaataattcatatatcaTCACCAACTTCTGTAGGAACTTATAAAACTTTCAAGGATTTTTATAGccataaaatattaagaaaGAATAGCTTAAATAatagttataaaaatatttcaaagACATTTATTAAAACACATAAtccatataaacataaaattcAAAGATCTTctgtagataataataatacaacatataaaagtatgaatcataaatataaaaacttaACATATGTTAATACAAGAAATAATAAACCAAGTAATGTAGATCAACATGTAAGTACAAATAATATCTTAACTCCTAATACATTATCGTATGGAAATAATTCCAATGTAGGAATGAATACAAGAACTGTAAATTCAAAAAGTTCATTTGAAATTGGTTCAAGTAGTCAGGTGAATAGTGATCAAAgtttaataaacaaaaatatttataatgtgcctgtacatatgaataatttttatgtacCATATAATTGTAATGAACCTAATATGAAcacaaattataataaaaaatttcataataataaatatataaataattttacgAATAATCctcaaaattttaatattatagaaaataatatgataaatccACCAACCTATGGATATAATACATACAGGAGATATAATTCGTTTAGTAGAACATatcatcaaaataatataaattatgatattaatagaaaaaaCTTTCAAAATGTAACAACTATTAATAATCCTAATCCTCCACCACCAAATGtaggaaatataaataatatgaacagtattaataatatgaacagtattaataatatgaacagtattaataatatgaacaatattaataatatgaataatatgaataatattaataataattataccTTTCTTAATTCACAACCTCGTAATAGTGTAAGTATAGACAGCTCCAGAAGAATGAGTTTTTATAGAAATAGTTATATGACAAATATTCcatcaaataattataataacaatttttataatcaaataaatatgagtacaacaaataatataaataataataatatggatatatttaaaacccaaaaataaaagtgggtagaatttttttctatattacgtaaatatatatatatatatatatgtatgttttattatgtatatgcaTATTTTACGTATGAATGTAATTGGTTTACAttaattcataataataattataattttttttttataattataatatatatatatatatatatatatatatatatgtaaacacaataattttgtattgttgatttatatttttcatacatatatatatttcaaatagttttaatatatgattataatattatttaaatgccATTTATAATGTAATGGtgtaattttaaaattttaatatcatttggtttaatatatcatatatatgtataataatatatacatgtatataatattatttatttttttttttttttacaaacattatttatataatattacatatttataaataaaacaaactttttttttctaataaaaaaatattttttactggaaatttttgttcttttttgcCGAAttcaataaattatttttatatattctttttttcttcctttgatttttttgtggtatttttatttaaatatataaaatagttctacatatatgttattcatcatatgtatttttaaattggcatatatatatatatatatatatatatttattattttttccttaaaaaaaatatttatatattatatattgaatcctataaaataataataatttaaagaaaatttatatttacttagAATTCTAATAACTCactatatattaatattaaaaattaaaaaaaagtaaaagttataaaatgtgaaaaaattaatatataaatatatatgtatactatataaatatatatacataatataattatttatatgaacatataaaaatattttgtttgatatttcattttgtaaaattaatatagtatgaaatataattatataaattccttaaaatgtttttattatccTAATTGCTaagatttttattattattattatcatttgccttttataataattggaaaatctattaatatattatatatatctcatatatatatttttttttatttatgtatatggtTTGTTTTACTCCTTGATATTAtgaacatacatataatagttaaaaatacataattttatgaaaaacTACAAATGGATAGTTTGTATGGTGATTTACCACCTCCAGTTTctagtaataaaaaaacgggaggaaataatgaaaagaaaaatttgataaatgaagataagaataattatattgattacaataaatttttaataactcCAGCTAttgttcaaaaaaaaattgcaaatataaaaaaggaaaacaaagaattgaaaaaacaaaattctagtaatgaagatgaagatgaaaaaaatgaaggacaaagtgatgatgaagaagatatatTCTGTAACCATGTGAAAGATGGAAATGTCAAAAATAAagttgaagaaaataatttaaatatagaaaagaaaacaaaaataaatgaaagtactaatatagaaattatcaatataaataagtcAATTCAagatgatttaaaaaaaattagtgataggttaaataaaattcaacataattataaaaatgaacaagtatctataaataataacaaaaataatcaagaattatttattaacaaCAATTTTGAaacaaatatgaaaaatacaaaatgtaGTAATTATCAAATGGATAATCTTATAAATCATGAAAATATTGGAAATGATACATTTCaatatgatttatatgaaaaatatttcatatcaAATGCAAATGAAGATTATGAACCAAGTAAGCCTAATGatcttattaaaataataaaagaaagaaaaaggaaaaaaattattatgctAGCTGAacagaagaaaaaattagaaatgGAAGAAATGGATGATTCTCCAGAGAAAGATACAAATAAtgtaaattataatgaaagaaaaaattataatataaattcattaaataatattgaatTAGATCATGAGAAAAAGAGGAAATTGAATGaatatgatgaagaaaaaataaataaagaaagagatataagaaaaagtacagataataatatgtcaAATAATTTATCTCATGAtgattatacatataattttgataatattaatcataatgaaaattcatataattcaaaTGATGATAAGAAAGATACAACAACTTCAAAGAAAGATTTTGCTACTAGAATGATGGAAAAAATGGGTTGGAAAAAAGGAGAAGGATTAGGTAAAGATAAACAAGGTATTAAGGCACCactcattttaaaaaaagtagATAAAAGAAGTGGGGTTATTGTACAAGCACCagttattttaaaaaataatgattcaaataataaaggTCATAATTTATCAATACAAAATGAATGTACCAGAATAGTTCACCTAACTAATTTAGTTACTCCAGATGAAGTAGATGAAACTTTGAAAGAAGAAATTGAAGAAGAAGCATCCAAATTTggaaatttattaaatataaatattatagttGATAAAAATTTACTTGATGCACTTGCTGTCAAAATTTATTGTGAATATGAATCAAAAGATCAGGCGCAAAATGCTCTTAATACATTCAAAGGTAGAACATTTGCAGGAAGAAAAGTTCAAGCCTCTTTTGCTACTGAGGAAGAGTACACAACTcttgaaaataatgattgaaaaaaaatatgatatatatatatatatatatatatattttaatatacccTCAAAATTGGCAATGTATATTCATAAATTTGTaattgaattaaaaaaaataaacataagtGGAtgaacacataaatatatatatatttatgtattgaTGTATATTATTGCTTCATAcctcattaatattaatttttgattttatacttaataatattatatttgtactcacaaacatttttttgtacttttttctttatatatatatatatatatatatatatatatatatatatatatatatttatttatttatttatttttttagttatgtataattattataattttttttttatattattattgaatTTACTTTCACTTGTATTTgcttaattttataaaattatgtatatttttacctTATATACTAAAATTTCctactttttaatatattttttttttaatgtaattgaattttctatttcaaattttttttttttttgttttataaatttataacaaaataaagtatatacatagatatatatttatatttatttatttattcctttttgaaaaaaatatatatattattccatTTAGTgaaaattacatatatgtgtTCTCATATTTTTACACATggattaaataatttatgtactattatataaaaataaaataaaataaatattcttcAATATGAATttgatataattataatttacttattatcttttctacttttcttttaaatgatacttaaaaatagaaaacGAGAAATAGTTTTCAATGATTTGAATAAACTTTTCATTGTACTTGATGGTTTTAAATATGGAGCAGATTTTGTACTATATAAAAGTAAAGCTTCAAGCAATATTATAAACCATATAAattaccaaaaaaaataaaaaaaaattaaaaattatataaatttttatttttataaatcttATTTTTAGATAATGTTCATGAAGAACATGGATTTGCTCTAGTTTTTATAAAGGAGGAAAATACTTGCTTAAatgagaaagaaaaaaatataattgttaGAATATGTGAAAGtgttaaaaaaaaggtaaatcacattaaaaaaaaaaaaaaaatttatttatatcacaatttatgatttatatgttaTGATATACtttcctttatatttttttattttcctttttttttttttttttttttttttgaattgtCTAGGCAATTATTGCTTATATTAATGAAGACAACGAAACTATAAGATACGAAGAAGTTGTTAGAAAgagaaaatgaattattagaATACATTAAAtaggatataatatatatacgaCAGTAGTTTGTAtgtacacaaaaaaaaatatatatttttaatttctttgatttttttttggtttataaaatttttatatttttatattttattatttcattttttttttttttttttttataatttagtTACTTTTGGTcaattcatattttataatgattaataaaattattgtaTCTATATTATGTTCAATAAAAATTGATATTACTTGTTGTATGGTAATTCAAAATTTTCAAATAGACAATAATATTTCAacagaaatattaaaacgaattggtatataaaattttaagtAGTTAATTTGACattaaaaaggaatattaaaaataaaaatatat
It encodes the following:
- a CDS encoding RNA-binding protein, putative, translating into MDSLYGDLPPPVSSNKKTGGNNEKKNLINEDKNNYIDYNKFLITPAIVQKKIANIKKENKELKKQNSSNEDEDEKNEGQSDDEEDIFCNHVKDGNVKNKVEENNLNIEKKTKINESTNIEIININKSIQDDLKKISDRLNKIQHNYKNEQVSINNNKNNQELFINNNFETNMKNTKCSNYQMDNLINHENIGNDTFQYDLYEKYFISNANEDYEPSKPNDLIKIIKERKRKKIIMLAEQKKKLEMEEMDDSPEKDTNNVNYNERKNYNINSLNNIELDHEKKRKLNEYDEEKINKERDIRKSTDNNMSNNLSHDDYTYNFDNINHNENSYNSNDDKKDTTTSKKDFATRMMEKMGWKKGEGLGKDKQGIKAPLILKKVDKRSGVIVQAPVILKNNDSNNKGHNLSIQNECTRIVHLTNLVTPDEVDETLKEEIEEEASKFGNLLNINIIVDKNLLDALAVKIYCEYESKDQAQNALNTFKGRTFAGRKVQASFATEEEYTTLENND
- a CDS encoding tRNA intron endonuclease, putative; protein product: MILKNRKREIVFNDLNKLFIVLDGFKYGADFVLYKNNVHEEHGFALVFIKEENTCLNEKEKNIIVRICESVKKKAIIAYINEDNETIRYEEVVRKRK